From the Lathyrus oleraceus cultivar Zhongwan6 chromosome 4, CAAS_Psat_ZW6_1.0, whole genome shotgun sequence genome, one window contains:
- the LOC127073605 gene encoding uncharacterized protein LOC127073605, with protein MRTGLKNNIAYSFFDPEIGVLKDMIALITPDHVGMFRESYGGILKMVFRLTDCDRSAIHTLLQFYDPGLRCFVFPDYLLGPLMEDYVSILGIQIRDQIPFHVTRAEPDVLGISRALYLSPEMVKEGLKEKGKLPGFHLSFLEANAKEHAAVGNWKTVCALIAVSIYGIVLFPNQKNFVDHNAIRLFMQRNPIPTLIGDVYYSVHNRNEKRRGGLVRCCSQLLFRWFMGYLPSRGAFVQIDPSVKWSFRLMGLRADDIAWTHNGLAGRDFICSCGSLPNVPLVGVQGCINYNPMLLRRQMGFAIEGPPLGREIQESFYFPIDGNQTKLRQVLDEWRDIQRRGKVPYGKVNCRYFPLFEDWLRKRIESTFLPFPGGDSVCPRIEGPSSSVSMEEFLEMKRARDQLLAEKAELEMTVARIQTSNQEMKVKMEDQDKRHALEAKRFEMDTTYYGKISQALASSNKEHDITKEKLFRASKVIEDEKRRQILAKEQRDERARVLAAEWEAEKAKIRAERDHYLAERDHYFRQMKIHQKEVGRLQQENTELRFAAEFARMEDEIGPPAGPSSS; from the coding sequence atgaggaccggtttgaagaacaacattgcttacagtttctttgatccagagattggtgtgctcaaggatatgatagcattgattactcctgaccatgtgggaatgtttagagagtcatacggcggtattctgaagatggttttcagactcactgactgcgacaggagcgccatccacactcttcttcagttctatgaccctgggttgaggtgtttcgtttttccagactatctgttgggacctctgatggaggattatgtcagcatcctgggtattcagatccgtgatcagattccttttcatgtcaccagagcagagccagatgtccttggaatttcacgtgctctttatttgagtccggaaatggtcaaggaaggtttgaaggaaaaaggaaagctacccgggtttcatttgagtttcttggaggccaatgccaaggaacatgctgctgtgggtaactggaagacggtctgtgctctgattgctgtgagcatttatgggattgtgttgtttcctaaccagaagaattttgtggaccataatgctatcagattgtttatgcagagaaaccctattcctaccctgattggagatgtctactattcagtgcataacaggaatgagaagaggcgtgggggtctggtcagatgctgctctcagttgctctttagatggttcatggggtatttgccttcccgaggtgcttttgttCAGATTGACCCtagtgtcaagtggtccttccgattgatgggtctgcgggctgatgacatcgcttggactcataatggtttagCTGGTCGGGACTTCATCTGCAGTTGcgggagtttacctaatgtgcctttagtgggagttcagggttgcattaattacaacccgatgcttctccggagacagatggggtttgctatagagggtcctcctctcgggcgagagattcaggagtccttctatttcccgattgatggtaaccagaccaagttgaggcaggtattggacgaatggcgagatatccagaggaggggtaaggttccttatggcaaagtcaactgccggtattttccactatttgaggattggttgcggaagaggattgagtcTACATTTCTACCGTTTCCTGGAGGTGACTCTGTGTGTCCTAGGATcgagggtccaagttcttctgtcagcatggaagaattccttgagatgaagagggctAGAGATCAGTTACTTGCGGAGAAAGCGGAGTTagagatgactgttgctcggattcagacaTCCAACCAAGAGATGAAAGTAAAGATGGAAGATCAGGACAAGCGGCATGCCTTGGAGGCCAAACGCTTCGAGATGGATACAacctactatgggaagatcagccagGCCTTAGCATCATCTAAcaaggagcatgacatcaccaaggagaagctgttcagagcatcgaaggtgattgaggatgagaagaggaggcaaatccttgcCAAGGAACAGAGAGATGAGAGAGCCAGAGTTcttgctgcagagtgggaagcggagaaggcaaagatcagggctgagagagatcattaccTAGCTGAGAGAGAccattacttcaggcagatgaagattcatcagaaggaagttggaagactacagcaggagaacaccgagctcaggttcgccgcagagttcgcgaggatggaagatgagatagggccacctgcgggaccctcatctagctag